The following coding sequences are from one Desulfosporosinus orientis DSM 765 window:
- a CDS encoding sigma-54 interaction domain-containing protein — MSLEAHAITSSIIPHWDRELLFEILKNINDVVLVIDSETTIVYANQAYARILGVPVSKVLGRRLDTLETTSMKIIEVLGTGEPSQGQDYVKSLNIHVVGNSFPLFNGKEVIGAVSIFKNITDVVELNQELQRTKGVADYLKEQLEQWEHLPLSFKEYVGQNSRLRETLVLAAKVARTESTVLILGESGVGKEVLARAVHNSSRRKDKPLIKVNCAAIPEDLIESELFGYEEGAFTGAKKGGKLGKFELAHCGTIFLDEIGDMSLTMQAKLLRVLQEKEFERVGGTKTVKVNIRVIAATNRDLDRMIEEGTFRRDLYYRLNIVPLKLTPLRERKDDLMALSKTFLDQFSREVGHELTLSPQVVRHFQEYHWPGNIRELQNALEHASIVCSGSSIELHHLPTHLIPHNDELSSRKERPFDVKEVVSRVEKELIVSALAAYNNNRTKAMTALGISRRAFYDKLRRYGIEESPN, encoded by the coding sequence ATGAGTCTAGAGGCCCATGCCATAACAAGCAGCATCATTCCGCACTGGGATCGTGAACTCTTATTCGAAATCCTGAAAAACATTAATGATGTGGTCCTTGTAATTGATTCGGAAACAACGATTGTTTATGCTAACCAAGCCTATGCAAGAATTTTGGGAGTACCCGTGTCCAAAGTACTCGGTCGCAGGCTGGATACCCTTGAAACAACATCAATGAAAATAATTGAAGTTTTAGGCACAGGGGAACCGAGTCAAGGTCAAGATTATGTAAAATCATTAAATATTCATGTAGTGGGAAACTCATTTCCATTATTTAATGGCAAAGAAGTTATTGGAGCAGTATCAATCTTTAAAAATATTACAGATGTTGTTGAATTAAATCAAGAGTTGCAGAGGACAAAGGGAGTTGCAGATTATTTAAAAGAGCAACTGGAACAATGGGAGCACTTGCCCCTTTCCTTTAAGGAATATGTAGGACAAAACAGCCGCTTACGGGAAACCCTGGTGCTAGCGGCTAAAGTAGCACGAACAGAAAGCACAGTCTTAATCCTTGGAGAAAGCGGAGTAGGCAAAGAGGTTCTGGCAAGGGCAGTGCATAATAGCAGCAGACGTAAGGACAAGCCTCTCATTAAAGTAAACTGTGCCGCTATACCTGAAGACTTAATTGAAAGTGAGCTTTTTGGTTATGAGGAAGGCGCCTTTACAGGAGCCAAAAAAGGAGGAAAACTTGGTAAGTTTGAATTAGCCCATTGCGGTACGATTTTCTTAGATGAGATTGGAGATATGAGCCTTACCATGCAGGCAAAATTGCTCAGAGTTCTGCAAGAAAAGGAGTTTGAAAGAGTAGGAGGTACCAAGACAGTCAAAGTAAATATTCGAGTTATTGCAGCAACGAACAGAGATCTGGATAGAATGATTGAAGAAGGTACCTTTCGACGGGATTTGTACTATCGCTTAAATATTGTGCCTCTTAAACTAACTCCCTTACGGGAACGGAAAGATGACCTCATGGCCTTGTCTAAAACCTTTCTTGATCAATTTTCCCGAGAAGTTGGTCATGAGCTGACCTTATCCCCCCAAGTCGTTCGTCATTTTCAGGAGTATCATTGGCCCGGTAATATTCGAGAATTACAAAATGCCCTTGAACATGCTAGTATTGTATGCAGTGGTTCGAGCATCGAACTTCATCACTTGCCAACTCACTTAATACCTCATAATGATGAGCTTTCAAGCAGAAAAGAAAGGCCGTTTGATGTAAAAGAAGTTGTAAGCAGGGTAGAAAAAGAATTGATTGTGTCGGCTTTGGCTGCTTATAATAATAATCGTACAAAAGCCA
- a CDS encoding acyl-CoA dehydrogenase family protein: MKITEEELNIIRQTVRNFVKKEVEPLAEQIEEEDKVPRTLLDKAAEIGLFGLSMPQEYGGLGAGMVGKAMIYEELGRGPNGFSSIIGCHNGIGSVGIVECGNQEQKLRYLPKMSTGEIIGAFALTEASAGSDPGNLKTSAVLKGDRYVLNGTKQFITNSDVAGVFTVMAVTDKSKGSKGITSFIVERSFKGFAVGKFEKKMGLHGSRTAELIFEDCEVPLENVLGELGQGYVNALKILANGRAGLAARNLGSSQRLLEVSIKYALQRVQFGKPIFENQIIQHYLANMAIEIEALRSLTYDVARKIDRGEKIIKEAAIVKAFGSEVFGRVADLAVQIHGGMGYMRECEVERFYRDARIARIYEGTSEIQRNIIAAQLKKEFAQ; this comes from the coding sequence ATGAAAATCACAGAAGAAGAGCTGAACATTATCCGACAAACCGTGCGTAATTTTGTGAAAAAAGAGGTTGAACCTTTAGCTGAGCAGATTGAAGAAGAGGATAAAGTCCCCCGCACTTTGCTGGACAAAGCGGCGGAGATTGGTTTGTTTGGCCTGAGTATGCCTCAAGAGTATGGAGGCTTAGGGGCAGGGATGGTTGGCAAGGCTATGATTTATGAAGAACTAGGGCGAGGGCCCAATGGTTTTTCTTCAATTATTGGCTGCCATAACGGAATCGGCAGTGTTGGTATAGTGGAGTGCGGCAATCAGGAACAGAAGCTGCGCTATCTGCCTAAAATGTCAACAGGAGAAATAATTGGAGCCTTCGCCCTTACAGAAGCGTCTGCAGGATCGGATCCCGGAAACTTGAAAACCTCCGCTGTGCTAAAAGGGGATCGTTATGTTTTAAACGGGACGAAGCAATTTATTACTAATAGTGATGTTGCAGGAGTTTTTACAGTTATGGCGGTAACTGATAAAAGTAAAGGAAGCAAAGGAATCACTTCTTTTATTGTCGAACGCAGCTTTAAAGGATTTGCAGTGGGTAAATTCGAGAAGAAGATGGGTTTACATGGGTCTCGAACGGCGGAACTGATTTTTGAGGACTGCGAAGTTCCATTGGAAAACGTTTTGGGGGAATTGGGGCAGGGATATGTCAATGCCCTCAAGATTTTAGCTAATGGGCGTGCTGGTTTAGCGGCGAGGAATCTGGGTTCCAGTCAAAGATTATTAGAGGTCAGCATAAAATACGCTTTACAGCGCGTGCAGTTTGGCAAACCCATTTTTGAGAATCAAATCATACAGCATTATTTAGCAAATATGGCTATAGAAATTGAAGCTTTGCGGAGTTTGACCTATGATGTTGCCCGAAAGATTGATCGAGGGGAAAAAATTATTAAAGAAGCAGCAATTGTAAAAGCCTTTGGCTCGGAGGTCTTTGGCCGAGTAGCTGATTTGGCTGTTCAAATTCATGGCGGCATGGGATATATGCGGGAGTGCGAGGTTGAACGATTTTATCGTGATGCCCGGATTGCTCGTATCTATGAAGGTACTTCCGAGATCCAGCGCAATATTATTGCTGCACAGCTGAAAAAAGAATTTGCTCAGTAA
- a CDS encoding thiolase family protein encodes MHEAVIVAGVRTAIGKVGGSLKSVEVDYLAARVIREVLNRSGIPDQSVDEVIFGHTKQSSDNPNLARLALLRANMPEKIPAYTVHRQCGSALTAVNNAVQAIWAGTAEVVMAGGAESMSTAPYYLRNARYGYRMGNAEILDSNTESQPRCQPQDRYGYLTMGLTAENLAEKYNISRQEQDEFALSSQERALRAIEQGLFKEEIVPFEIKEKKGVAVFERDEHPRETSLPQLSKLLPVFKENGTVTAGNSSGRNDGAAVLMITTSEKAKEYGLRPLVRVIGMGAKGVPPQYMGIGPVPATQAAFKMSGLRLEQIDLIELNEAFAAQSLAVMQELGLDPAKTNVNGGAIALGHPLGATGAIILIKLINELRRTGKKYGLATMCIGGGQGISTIVENLTD; translated from the coding sequence ATGCATGAGGCAGTCATCGTAGCGGGGGTGCGTACAGCCATTGGCAAGGTGGGCGGATCTTTGAAAAGCGTCGAAGTGGATTATTTGGCTGCCCGCGTGATCCGTGAAGTACTTAACCGCAGCGGAATTCCAGACCAGTCTGTGGATGAAGTTATCTTTGGGCATACCAAGCAAAGCAGTGACAACCCTAATTTGGCTCGTTTGGCACTATTGAGGGCGAATATGCCTGAAAAAATACCTGCCTATACCGTCCATCGCCAGTGCGGGTCAGCTCTGACAGCAGTTAATAATGCCGTCCAGGCCATATGGGCGGGTACGGCGGAAGTGGTCATGGCCGGCGGTGCTGAAAGTATGAGTACGGCACCCTATTATCTGAGGAATGCTCGCTATGGCTATCGAATGGGTAATGCTGAAATTCTCGATTCTAATACTGAAAGTCAACCGCGCTGCCAGCCTCAGGATCGTTATGGGTATTTAACCATGGGGTTAACGGCAGAGAATTTAGCCGAGAAATATAATATTAGCCGACAAGAGCAGGATGAATTTGCATTGTCCAGTCAAGAACGAGCTTTGCGTGCCATAGAACAGGGTCTGTTCAAAGAGGAAATCGTACCCTTTGAAATAAAAGAGAAAAAGGGTGTTGCAGTCTTTGAAAGGGATGAACATCCAAGGGAAACCAGCTTGCCTCAGCTTAGTAAATTGCTGCCGGTTTTCAAGGAGAATGGAACCGTAACGGCAGGTAATTCCAGCGGCCGTAATGATGGGGCAGCCGTTTTGATGATAACTACCTCGGAGAAGGCTAAAGAATATGGTTTAAGACCACTAGTACGGGTCATTGGGATGGGGGCTAAAGGAGTCCCGCCTCAATATATGGGCATTGGACCTGTGCCGGCTACCCAGGCAGCTTTTAAAATGTCAGGACTCAGGCTGGAGCAGATTGATTTAATCGAGCTGAATGAGGCCTTTGCGGCCCAGTCCTTAGCAGTGATGCAAGAACTTGGACTAGATCCGGCAAAGACAAATGTCAATGGTGGAGCCATTGCTTTGGGTCATCCCTTGGGAGCAACCGGGGCAATAATTTTGATAAAATTAATCAATGAGTTGAGACGTACCGGAAAGAAATATGGTTTAGCAACAATGTGTATTGGCGGAGGTCAGGGCATATCAACCATTGTGGAGAACTTGACGGATTGA